One segment of Streptomyces roseifaciens DNA contains the following:
- a CDS encoding DUF6113 family protein: MTAPLSAGRIAAFAGLFVLGAATGFAGALTQGGWFPGGLSLALLAVAGLSYGAVTATGTRAGGAVAGGGWLLAVLLMTSSRPEGDFFFGAGIGAYVFLLGGMALAVMCATVPKLPQPDGPSVRLGK, from the coding sequence ATGACCGCCCCCCTGAGCGCCGGGCGCATCGCCGCGTTCGCCGGCCTCTTCGTCCTCGGCGCCGCGACCGGCTTCGCCGGAGCGCTCACCCAGGGCGGCTGGTTCCCCGGCGGCCTGTCGCTGGCCCTGCTCGCCGTCGCGGGCCTCAGCTACGGCGCGGTGACCGCGACCGGCACCCGCGCCGGCGGTGCGGTGGCGGGCGGCGGCTGGCTCCTCGCGGTGCTCCTGATGACCTCGTCCCGCCCCGAGGGCGACTTCTTCTTCGGCGCCGGAATCGGCGCGTACGTCTTCCTGCTGGGCGGGATGGCGCTGGCTGTGATGTGCGCCACTGTCCCGAAACTGCCGCAACCGGACGGACCTTCGGTCCGACTTGGCAAGTGA